The window AAAGATTAATTACTGGTTTTAAACCAACAGGCGATATTCATCTTGGCAATTATTTGTCAGTAATGAAATTTTTGCCTGATTATGAAACAGAATACGAACTTTTTATTTTTATTCCAGATTTTCACGCTTTAACAACAATGAAAGATAAAAAAGAATTATCTTGCCAAACAATGAAAATAGCGAAAGCTCTTTTGTCTTTAGGATTTGATAATAAAAAAACAATTATTTTTAAACAATCCGATGTTCCTGAAGTATGCGAACTAACTTGGATTTTTAATTGCATTTTGCCAATGCCTGTTTTAGAGCGAGCGCACGCTTTTAAAGATGCGAAAACAAAAAATCAAAGCATTAATGTCGGCGTTTTTGATTATCCTGTTTTAATGGCAGCTGATATTTTAATGTATAATATAAATGTTGTCCCAGTTGGAAAAGATCAAAAACAGCATGTTGAAATTGCAAGAATGATCGCGCAAAAATTTAATCATCAATATGGAAAAGTTTTTATTGAGCCGAAAGAGATTGTTCGTTCAGAAGTTGAAACAATAATAGGAATTGACGGTAGAAAAATGAGCAAAAGTTATAATAATGTTATTGGGCTGTTTGATGACGATGAAACAACAACAAAAAAAGTAATGTCAATTGTAACGGATTCTTTGCGTCCTGAAGACAAAAAAAATCCAGAAAATTGCAATATTTTTTCTTTGCATAAACATTTTTCAAAAAAAGATTTAGAAAATATTGCTGAAAAATACAGAGTAGGAAAAATTAGCTATAAAGAATCAAAAGAAATTTTAGCAAAAAATATTAACAAAGAATTGCGAGAAATCCGCGCGCGGAAAAAAGAATTAGACAAAAATGAAAAATATGTTAAAGAAATTTTAAATTTGGGTGCGGAAAAAGCTAAAAAAATAGCAAAACAAAAAATGGAAGAAGTAAGAAAAAAAGTAGGATTAGTTATTTAATGTATGGAGAAACAAATTGATAAAAAAGAATATAATTTTTCGAAATATTGCAAGCAGGAGCGTTGGTCAAGTTATTGGCACCAAATAGACGAGGTTTTAAAATGTAATCCAAAAAGCGTTCTGGAAATAGGCGTTGGTGATAAAGTTTTTGGAGAT is drawn from Patescibacteria group bacterium and contains these coding sequences:
- the trpS gene encoding tryptophan--tRNA ligase; translation: MKRLITGFKPTGDIHLGNYLSVMKFLPDYETEYELFIFIPDFHALTTMKDKKELSCQTMKIAKALLSLGFDNKKTIIFKQSDVPEVCELTWIFNCILPMPVLERAHAFKDAKTKNQSINVGVFDYPVLMAADILMYNINVVPVGKDQKQHVEIARMIAQKFNHQYGKVFIEPKEIVRSEVETIIGIDGRKMSKSYNNVIGLFDDDETTTKKVMSIVTDSLRPEDKKNPENCNIFSLHKHFSKKDLENIAEKYRVGKISYKESKEILAKNINKELREIRARKKELDKNEKYVKEILNLGAEKAKKIAKQKMEEVRKKVGLVI